One Spirochaetota bacterium DNA window includes the following coding sequences:
- a CDS encoding pitrilysin family protein, translating into MLRLAAVLTAFIAASFAAPSYHVSNAVIAGASQTTLENGLTVIIHEDFRSPLVAVRCYVLTGSIHEDTWLGSGLSHFFEHALFLGTTSRPDQRRIAADIESLGGGNFNAYTTIDHTCYLFTVSANGCEEGLSILADMIGNSVFPAAAVKAEQGTIHKEMAMGEDNADRVFSRFFSRSFFTESPYRYPVIGYRDIYDRLTTNDIHAYYRTRYVPNNMVLVIAGGIARGKALEAAKKTFGPLARKPIRDLYVPDEPPHTARREFIDRSRVTKVPMVEIGFQTVSVFHEDMYPLDLLASILSEENIGILEKELVEKNIAYRAQAQSWTPRSRGVFSFYAELMPERTYAEYERAVFSIIEKIGKGLPAGVLDRAKNTAIVHAIRSRESVDGIAGALGGNYIWAGNPLFDETYLNGIVRVTADDIARVIKRYFVKEKETLVALLPAGTEEKTKRVETAAAAERAVTAVLPNGMTVVARRTPARTISAAALFRGGLVAEDASNNGIHNLLATTMARGSVSFPKEKLFSALNSRGGTLTGESGNYYCALKVKMLAADAREALTILASALREPTLTEEEIGLVKKEAEHSLKRSERDAFYQGGMRFRSRIYAEHPYARPSLGTTNTIARITRNDVVSLHKKAVTGKNIVLAIAGDMPSDALISMVRAAFGPIAAGMVNELSSLPTPEMPTRTFAEPMPGFAQSIVNIGMPGPHRYSPDYYPAEILCNILDGMGGRLFTAVRGDNSLAYSVGCYQSPKLGSGVIVLYAAVEAAEKKAPLAASLMQSELDRLMKSMSDGELTRARNIAVTEMDRGLQDTAFEAFELALRVYCSADPNDLYRSRELFEKVTRDDLAAMYKRYFGGRIQVIAGGE; encoded by the coding sequence GTGCTCCGTCTTGCCGCCGTTCTCACGGCATTTATCGCCGCATCGTTCGCCGCCCCCTCGTATCACGTATCGAACGCGGTCATTGCGGGCGCATCGCAGACGACGCTTGAGAACGGACTTACCGTCATCATCCATGAGGATTTCCGCTCGCCGCTCGTCGCGGTGCGCTGTTATGTGCTCACCGGATCGATACACGAGGACACATGGCTCGGTTCCGGGCTGTCCCATTTCTTCGAACACGCGCTCTTCCTCGGCACGACATCGCGCCCCGATCAGCGTCGCATCGCCGCGGACATAGAATCCCTCGGGGGCGGCAATTTTAACGCATATACGACGATAGACCACACGTGCTATCTGTTCACCGTGAGCGCCAACGGCTGTGAAGAAGGGTTATCGATACTTGCGGACATGATCGGCAATTCGGTGTTCCCGGCCGCTGCGGTCAAAGCGGAGCAGGGGACGATACACAAGGAAATGGCCATGGGCGAGGATAATGCCGACCGCGTGTTCTCCCGCTTCTTCAGCCGCTCGTTCTTCACCGAAAGCCCGTACCGCTATCCGGTCATCGGTTACCGTGACATCTATGACCGCCTCACCACGAACGATATCCACGCGTATTACCGTACACGATACGTCCCCAACAATATGGTACTTGTCATCGCCGGCGGCATCGCCCGCGGGAAGGCGCTCGAAGCGGCGAAGAAGACGTTCGGACCGCTTGCACGCAAACCGATCAGGGACCTCTATGTGCCGGATGAGCCGCCGCATACCGCACGGCGGGAATTCATCGATCGATCGCGCGTGACGAAAGTGCCCATGGTGGAGATCGGCTTTCAGACAGTGAGCGTGTTCCATGAGGATATGTACCCGCTCGATCTCCTCGCATCGATATTGTCCGAAGAGAACATCGGCATCCTTGAAAAGGAGCTTGTCGAGAAGAACATAGCATACCGTGCCCAAGCGCAGTCGTGGACACCCCGTTCACGCGGCGTCTTCAGCTTCTACGCGGAGCTCATGCCGGAACGGACGTACGCTGAATACGAGCGCGCTGTTTTCAGCATCATCGAAAAGATCGGCAAGGGACTCCCGGCGGGGGTGCTCGACCGGGCGAAAAACACCGCTATCGTGCATGCGATACGCTCGCGAGAGAGCGTCGACGGCATTGCCGGTGCTCTCGGCGGGAACTATATATGGGCCGGCAATCCATTGTTCGACGAGACGTATCTCAACGGCATCGTACGTGTGACCGCTGATGATATCGCACGTGTGATAAAGCGCTATTTCGTGAAAGAGAAAGAGACGCTGGTAGCGCTTCTCCCTGCCGGGACCGAAGAGAAAACGAAACGGGTGGAGACCGCGGCGGCGGCGGAACGCGCCGTGACGGCGGTGCTGCCGAACGGGATGACCGTGGTCGCGCGGCGTACACCGGCACGGACGATAAGCGCCGCGGCGCTCTTCCGCGGCGGTCTTGTCGCCGAGGATGCATCGAATAACGGCATTCACAACCTGCTCGCGACGACGATGGCGCGCGGGTCGGTATCGTTCCCGAAGGAAAAACTTTTTTCCGCGCTCAATTCCCGCGGGGGGACGCTTACCGGCGAGAGCGGTAATTACTACTGCGCGCTCAAGGTAAAAATGCTCGCTGCGGACGCCCGCGAGGCGCTCACGATACTTGCATCCGCCCTCCGCGAGCCGACGCTTACCGAGGAAGAGATAGGCCTTGTGAAAAAAGAGGCCGAGCATTCGCTCAAGCGCTCCGAACGTGATGCGTTCTATCAGGGCGGCATGCGTTTCCGTTCGCGCATCTACGCGGAACACCCCTATGCGCGGCCCTCGCTCGGAACGACGAACACCATCGCACGCATTACGAGGAACGATGTCGTGTCGCTCCACAAAAAGGCCGTTACCGGGAAGAACATCGTACTCGCCATCGCCGGCGATATGCCGTCCGATGCGCTTATCAGCATGGTGCGTGCCGCGTTCGGGCCCATCGCCGCCGGTATGGTGAACGAACTGTCATCGCTCCCGACGCCGGAGATGCCAACGAGGACGTTCGCCGAGCCGATGCCCGGTTTTGCGCAGAGCATTGTCAATATCGGTATGCCGGGCCCGCATCGCTACAGCCCCGATTATTATCCTGCCGAAATACTCTGTAATATCCTTGACGGCATGGGCGGACGTCTTTTCACCGCAGTACGGGGCGATAATTCGCTCGCGTATTCGGTGGGGTGCTATCAGAGTCCCAAGCTCGGGAGCGGTGTCATAGTGCTCTATGCCGCTGTCGAGGCCGCTGAAAAAAAAGCGCCGCTTGCCGCCTCTCTCATGCAGAGCGAACTTGACCGTCTTATGAAGTCCATGAGCGACGGCGAACTCACTCGTGCCAGGAATATCGCCGTTACGGAAATGGACCGCGGACTGCAGGATACCGCATTTGAAGCGTTCGAGCTCGCGCTCAGGGTATATTGCAGCGCCGACCCCAACGACCTCTACCGAAGCAGGGAACTGTTCGAGAAGGTCACCCGCGATGACCTGGCCGCCATGTATAAGCGGTATTTCGGGGGCCGTATACAGGTCATTGCCGGCGGGGAATAG
- a CDS encoding Ig-like domain-containing protein, protein MQGNLRVNWLTAADGANGSATLSLTGLADGVWSNASNVITSPAGTAKFYITAEPRQVPANGGKVIFFDDITLINGIPPVVTLLSPLNNTTGVLVTANIVLTFNVAVAKGSGYIYIRKYMDDSIVQTIDINDATPGVITMGATSVTINLPADLASATQYYVTVDSGAIKDTQAVPIDFPGISSKTTWRFVTTDAVPPTVTALSPTNGSLNIMPSRSLVLTFDESVAKGAGSILIRNYVDDTTILTIPVTSPEVTVSNNIVTINPTNDILETNVYVNIPAGTIRDLSANNHAGFLVKTDWNFQVFDGVAPTVTAITPLNGALGVATASTLQLVFTENVQKGTGNIYIKNSLDDSITHTIDVTSGSVVIANTVVTITPPGGLLVDKQYYVTIDATAIKDFAAVANFYSGISGKNSWMFLTTGATAPGILLLSPADEAAGVSSEANLVIAFDKNICLYPGDDASGTYRYFSIYQTAGPTLLQQIKSSDVVISNNAIYINPPSNLPEGAIYVNIDSGAISNLSQMAYGGILNNTTWNFTVADTTPPTIFILNPPNNSAGFNLTADIEITFDEAIQKGTGNIYIKKYSDDSMAQTIDVATAAVTIAGNKATINPPSDLIAGVRYYVTMDAGAIKDTATTQNNYGGISAKTVWSFVAADTTAPTATAFYPLDGASAVVPSTPLAISFSEDIQKGSGFIQIKRSNDNVLLLAIDVQSTNVLVASNVVLITHPLSIPDTNVYVNIASGVIQDLSANEYAGVTGTTDWDFSILDNFAPVVTAYTPTNTQIGVSVGEFLRLTFDEIVQKGAGNIYIKNFATDAVTHTIDVTTANVAIALNRVTITPPGGLATNMKYYVTIDAGAIKDMANAVNNYGGISSKSVWSFETPDTLPPTVQSLSPTNGDRYAGMSSNLIMTFVEPILWAGGSDTITIKRFIDNTTLYTFTNNDPSVVISGNVISIDPSAELPRENLYVLIGPTLLVDRSGNLYDGIAANNTWQFTVGEAISTNRGVPYNTITRRTDASVRFNNLVAGDEIWIYSASGYKLATVPYVAATTYWTIPANLSSGVYIVKIRNSGAFVGSYKIVILR, encoded by the coding sequence TTGCAGGGAAATTTGCGGGTCAATTGGCTCACGGCTGCTGATGGGGCCAATGGAAGCGCCACATTGTCGCTTACCGGTCTGGCAGATGGTGTGTGGTCGAATGCCAGTAATGTGATCACAAGTCCGGCAGGCACGGCGAAGTTTTATATCACCGCTGAACCGCGACAAGTCCCCGCCAACGGAGGAAAGGTAATATTTTTTGACGACATAACCTTGATCAACGGCATACCGCCGGTTGTAACATTGCTCAGTCCGCTCAATAATACCACGGGCGTTCTGGTGACGGCGAATATCGTTCTGACTTTCAATGTGGCTGTCGCGAAGGGCTCGGGCTATATTTATATTCGAAAATATATGGATGACAGTATTGTGCAGACAATTGATATAAACGATGCAACTCCGGGCGTTATTACCATGGGCGCGACGAGCGTTACCATCAATCTTCCCGCCGATCTTGCATCAGCAACACAATACTATGTTACGGTTGACAGCGGGGCTATAAAAGACACACAGGCCGTGCCGATCGATTTTCCCGGTATATCATCAAAAACAACGTGGAGATTTGTAACTACGGATGCTGTCCCTCCAACAGTGACCGCGCTCAGTCCTACGAACGGTTCATTAAATATCATGCCGAGCAGGAGCCTTGTCCTCACCTTCGATGAAAGTGTAGCGAAGGGGGCGGGGAGCATCCTTATCAGGAATTATGTCGACGATACGACGATTCTCACGATACCCGTGACTTCCCCGGAGGTCACCGTATCGAACAATATCGTTACCATAAATCCGACGAATGATATTCTTGAAACAAATGTATATGTGAACATCCCTGCCGGCACTATACGAGACCTTTCAGCGAACAACCATGCTGGTTTCCTGGTGAAAACGGATTGGAACTTTCAGGTCTTCGACGGTGTTGCACCGACAGTAACAGCGATAACTCCGCTCAACGGGGCGCTCGGCGTTGCCACCGCCAGCACATTGCAATTGGTTTTTACTGAGAATGTACAAAAAGGTACGGGGAATATTTACATAAAGAATTCTTTAGATGACAGCATCACCCATACCATCGATGTGACAAGCGGCAGCGTTGTAATCGCCAACACGGTTGTGACGATAACGCCGCCGGGCGGACTGCTCGTGGATAAGCAATACTATGTTACGATAGACGCTACCGCGATAAAGGACTTTGCCGCTGTCGCCAATTTTTATTCAGGTATAAGCGGTAAGAACAGCTGGATGTTCCTGACGACCGGCGCGACCGCCCCTGGGATACTGTTACTCAGCCCTGCGGATGAGGCGGCCGGTGTATCGTCCGAGGCGAACCTTGTGATCGCATTCGATAAGAACATATGCCTGTATCCCGGTGATGACGCAAGCGGAACCTATCGGTATTTTTCGATCTATCAGACGGCAGGCCCGACGCTGCTTCAGCAGATCAAGTCCAGTGATGTTGTTATTTCAAATAATGCCATTTATATCAACCCTCCCAGCAACCTTCCCGAGGGAGCGATATATGTGAACATTGATTCCGGAGCGATAAGCAATCTCAGTCAAATGGCGTACGGGGGTATATTGAATAATACGACGTGGAATTTTACCGTCGCAGATACAACACCACCGACCATTTTCATACTGAATCCGCCGAATAATTCGGCAGGTTTCAACCTGACTGCAGATATTGAAATAACATTTGATGAGGCTATACAAAAGGGAACGGGGAATATATACATCAAGAAATATTCCGATGACAGCATGGCACAGACAATCGATGTTGCCACTGCAGCGGTGACGATAGCAGGGAATAAGGCAACCATCAATCCACCGAGCGATCTTATCGCCGGTGTGCGCTACTATGTGACCATGGACGCAGGCGCTATAAAAGATACCGCGACAACGCAGAATAATTACGGCGGGATAAGCGCAAAAACCGTGTGGTCATTCGTCGCTGCGGACACGACCGCGCCGACGGCGACCGCATTCTACCCATTGGACGGTGCGAGTGCCGTCGTGCCGAGCACGCCGCTCGCTATTTCCTTCAGTGAGGATATTCAAAAAGGATCGGGCTTTATCCAGATAAAACGCTCGAACGACAATGTGCTTCTCTTGGCGATCGATGTGCAGAGCACGAACGTGCTCGTAGCATCGAATGTCGTGCTCATCACGCATCCATTGTCCATCCCCGATACGAACGTGTATGTGAATATTGCCTCCGGCGTGATACAGGACCTTTCGGCGAATGAATATGCAGGGGTTACCGGTACTACGGATTGGGATTTCAGCATTCTTGATAATTTTGCTCCGGTGGTAACTGCGTATACGCCGACGAACACACAGATCGGCGTTTCTGTCGGTGAATTTCTCCGGCTTACATTCGATGAAATAGTGCAAAAAGGGGCCGGCAATATCTATATCAAGAATTTCGCGACCGATGCGGTGACACATACCATCGATGTGACGACGGCGAATGTCGCCATCGCCCTTAACAGGGTGACGATAACGCCGCCTGGCGGACTTGCGACGAACATGAAGTATTATGTGACCATCGATGCCGGCGCGATAAAGGATATGGCGAACGCGGTCAATAATTACGGGGGTATAAGCTCGAAGAGCGTGTGGTCGTTCGAAACACCCGATACATTGCCTCCGACCGTGCAGAGTCTTTCACCGACCAACGGCGATCGCTACGCGGGCATGTCGTCGAATCTCATCATGACGTTCGTTGAGCCGATACTCTGGGCCGGCGGGAGTGATACGATCACGATAAAGCGTTTCATTGATAATACAACACTTTACACGTTCACGAACAATGATCCGTCGGTTGTTATCAGCGGGAACGTCATCAGCATTGATCCGTCCGCCGAGCTGCCGAGGGAGAATCTATATGTCCTTATCGGGCCGACACTTCTCGTGGACAGAAGCGGCAACCTGTATGACGGCATAGCTGCAAATAACACATGGCAATTCACCGTGGGGGAGGCGATCTCCACCAACCGCGGAGTGCCATATAACACCATAACTCGAAGGACGGATGCATCGGTGCGCTTCAATAATCTTGTTGCCGGCGACGAGATATGGATATACTCGGCGAGCGGATACAAACTCGCCACTGTGCCGTATGTGGCCGCAACGACGTACTGGACGATACCGGCGAATTTAAGCTCGGGCGTCTATATCGTGAAGATACGCAACAGCGGTGCCTTTGTCGGTTCGTATAAAATAGTGATACTGCGGTAA
- a CDS encoding PIN domain-containing protein, with translation MWRILVLAAAAVTIAAVDQFVLYPVHAIVFGMCALVLFAGEFFVFRRSHARDIILGACAILLTLVFYLLASAAVTAVFPGIESWARFVLFFGIAYLVFGASIAISPEVGRFVARLSGQDAAKEAKIVDTSVIIDGRIAVIAETGFIEGTLVVPAFVVKEMQYLSDSADPQKRIRGRRGLDILNKMKSSKKVPVLISDIDYPNIREVDLKLLELAKAMNGKVITNDYNLNKVASIHDVEVLNLNDLATMVRSDVQSGDVIKVELIRAGTDKNQAVGHLEDGTMVVVENADRSIGKTVDVRVQTVRQTSAGRMLFGELNHAGGGGGKPFRGRR, from the coding sequence ATGTGGCGTATCCTTGTACTTGCAGCGGCAGCCGTTACCATAGCCGCTGTCGATCAATTCGTTCTCTATCCTGTTCATGCTATCGTGTTCGGCATGTGCGCCCTTGTTCTCTTCGCCGGGGAATTCTTCGTCTTCCGCCGGTCGCATGCGCGCGACATCATACTCGGCGCCTGCGCGATATTGCTCACGCTCGTCTTCTATCTCCTCGCCTCCGCGGCGGTGACCGCCGTATTCCCGGGCATAGAATCCTGGGCGCGCTTTGTTCTCTTTTTCGGCATCGCCTATCTTGTCTTCGGGGCATCGATAGCGATCTCTCCCGAAGTGGGGCGTTTTGTGGCGAGGCTTTCCGGTCAGGATGCGGCGAAGGAAGCGAAGATCGTCGATACGAGCGTTATCATTGACGGGCGCATCGCCGTTATCGCGGAAACGGGTTTCATCGAGGGCACGCTCGTTGTCCCCGCGTTCGTCGTCAAGGAGATGCAGTACTTGAGCGACAGCGCCGATCCGCAGAAGCGCATACGCGGCCGCCGCGGGCTCGATATACTCAACAAGATGAAATCGTCGAAAAAGGTGCCGGTGCTCATCTCGGACATCGATTATCCGAACATACGCGAGGTCGATCTCAAGCTCCTTGAGCTCGCGAAGGCGATGAACGGCAAGGTGATAACCAACGATTACAATCTCAACAAGGTCGCATCCATACACGACGTCGAAGTGCTCAATCTGAACGATCTTGCCACGATGGTGCGCTCCGATGTACAGTCGGGCGATGTCATCAAAGTGGAGCTCATACGCGCAGGCACCGATAAGAACCAGGCCGTCGGTCATCTCGAGGACGGCACCATGGTCGTCGTCGAGAACGCGGACCGGAGCATCGGCAAGACCGTGGATGTGCGCGTACAGACGGTGCGCCAGACATCGGCGGGAAGGATGCTTTTCGGTGAGCTCAATCATGCCGGCGGCGGCGGTGGAAAACCTTTCCGCGGACGCAGATAA
- a CDS encoding CarD family transcriptional regulator, which yields MFKKKAYVVYPMYGVCKVVTFEKHKFDDKNIDFYVLECEMENIVLKVPVDSVKTMGIRKIISRAEASEFLKMLQRKPTDIEDNWKIRYQENVDKLKTGRIKEAIEVARGLFIRNRFKELSSSEKRLYEKAYQFIVDEISIALKKDKEFIEDIVSSALEKSAKKFEHR from the coding sequence ATGTTTAAAAAGAAGGCCTATGTCGTGTATCCCATGTACGGGGTGTGCAAGGTCGTTACCTTTGAAAAACATAAATTCGACGATAAGAACATCGACTTTTATGTGCTCGAATGCGAGATGGAAAATATCGTATTGAAGGTCCCCGTCGACAGCGTAAAGACCATGGGCATACGGAAGATCATAAGCCGCGCCGAGGCGAGTGAATTCCTCAAGATGCTCCAGCGCAAACCGACGGACATCGAGGACAATTGGAAGATACGCTATCAGGAGAACGTCGATAAGCTCAAGACCGGCCGCATCAAAGAGGCCATCGAGGTCGCTCGCGGGCTTTTCATCCGCAATCGTTTCAAGGAACTGTCTTCGTCCGAAAAGCGTCTGTACGAGAAAGCGTATCAGTTCATCGTCGATGAGATAAGCATTGCCCTCAAGAAGGACAAGGAATTCATCGAGGACATCGTTTCCAGCGCACTTGAGAAATCGGCGAAAAAATTCGAACACCGCTGA
- a CDS encoding PorV/PorQ family protein, which yields MKITKIFCIAAIALSPVLAQFTGTGVTALSIAPDARSAGLADANATFSGTLSSIFGNPAGLSSMKGMQIAGQYTMHIEGMHYGNVSWGMPLPFGAIGVNVIGFTYGDIPNYVEGVLSGSLMPFDVVANIGYAVPLSFAPILSNLSAGIVARVMMESLGPTYQGFGFAGDVGILWRGIVGAFVNNEWLNGIDLGVVARNLGVGPAFDGGKAVTLPMTIAIGLGYTLPLRDNAGQFASFRIPIDVLPISEIGFDMRYGVEFSYERLPLGMKISARAGAGLPYAGDILGTLRFGAGFEILGIAIQYAFVNKADLGADHAIGLSYRFDTVPLEAPKAVDTKPVDTKPLDTKPADKAGVKPLDTKPVDAKPVTTPVKPVTTTPVKPADTKPATTTPAKTGK from the coding sequence ATGAAAATAACAAAGATATTCTGCATCGCAGCGATCGCGTTATCACCCGTTCTCGCGCAGTTCACCGGCACCGGCGTTACGGCGCTTTCCATTGCACCCGACGCGCGCTCGGCGGGACTGGCGGACGCCAATGCAACGTTCTCGGGCACGTTAAGTTCGATATTCGGGAACCCGGCAGGGCTCTCGTCGATGAAAGGCATGCAGATCGCCGGACAATATACGATGCACATCGAAGGCATGCATTACGGCAATGTGTCCTGGGGTATGCCGCTGCCGTTCGGTGCGATAGGGGTGAATGTCATCGGATTCACTTATGGTGACATACCGAACTATGTCGAAGGCGTGCTTTCCGGATCGCTTATGCCGTTCGATGTGGTCGCCAATATCGGATACGCTGTCCCGCTCAGTTTCGCCCCCATTCTGTCGAACCTGTCGGCAGGCATAGTCGCCCGGGTGATGATGGAAAGCCTCGGGCCGACGTATCAGGGATTCGGTTTTGCCGGCGATGTGGGCATACTCTGGCGCGGCATTGTGGGCGCGTTCGTCAACAATGAATGGCTGAACGGCATAGACTTGGGCGTGGTCGCGCGCAACCTCGGCGTAGGCCCCGCCTTTGATGGCGGCAAGGCGGTCACCCTTCCCATGACCATAGCCATAGGCCTCGGCTATACCCTGCCGCTTCGCGACAATGCGGGACAGTTCGCATCGTTCCGCATCCCCATCGATGTGCTGCCGATTTCGGAAATAGGTTTCGATATGCGCTACGGCGTGGAATTCTCCTACGAACGATTGCCCCTCGGCATGAAGATATCCGCACGCGCGGGCGCCGGTCTCCCCTACGCGGGCGACATACTCGGCACGCTCCGCTTCGGTGCGGGCTTTGAGATACTCGGCATCGCGATACAGTATGCCTTCGTGAACAAGGCCGACCTCGGAGCGGACCATGCCATCGGGCTCTCATACCGCTTCGATACCGTGCCGCTTGAAGCGCCGAAAGCCGTCGATACAAAGCCTGTGGATACCAAACCCCTCGATACGAAACCGGCGGATAAGGCGGGGGTCAAGCCGCTGGATACAAAACCGGTCGATGCGAAGCCCGTGACGACGCCGGTGAAACCCGTAACGACGACACCGGTAAAGCCGGCGGATACGAAACCGGCGACAACAACTCCGGCGAAGACAGGGAAATAG
- a CDS encoding inositol monophosphatase family protein, with the protein MPTHLLSSKDLDRFLNVAARAAVRAGTAAHKRFGKARNIKRKGAIDLVTEADKAAEKLIRAAIEKKFPHHSFYGEESGRDLRTSEFVWVVDPIDGTTNFVHGYPFYAVSIGLVFQGETVLGCVYEPLTKSLYTAHTKASSKKNGRVIHVSRTARLIDSLMITGFYYNVMDNTGYDNMLEFNRIVKCTQGVRRDGSAVLDLCRVAEGAVEGFWEYSLAPWDVCAGGIIVQKAGGTVSGLDGKPYDIHSRKCIVASNGRVHGKFIRALKGRSAWHPSSVPSGKRPSVNIIPCAGTRT; encoded by the coding sequence ATGCCAACGCACCTGCTTTCATCAAAAGACCTTGACCGATTTTTAAATGTCGCCGCTCGCGCAGCGGTACGCGCCGGCACAGCCGCGCACAAACGTTTCGGAAAGGCACGGAACATAAAGCGCAAGGGCGCCATCGATCTTGTCACCGAGGCGGATAAAGCGGCGGAGAAGCTCATACGCGCTGCCATCGAGAAAAAGTTCCCCCATCATTCGTTCTACGGCGAGGAATCGGGCCGCGATCTGCGTACATCGGAATTCGTCTGGGTGGTAGACCCCATCGACGGCACGACGAATTTCGTTCACGGCTATCCGTTCTATGCGGTATCGATAGGACTTGTCTTTCAGGGCGAGACCGTTCTCGGCTGCGTCTATGAGCCGCTCACCAAGTCGCTCTATACCGCTCATACGAAAGCGTCATCGAAAAAGAACGGGCGTGTGATACATGTTTCACGCACGGCACGGCTCATCGATTCGCTCATGATTACCGGCTTCTATTACAATGTAATGGACAACACCGGCTACGACAATATGCTCGAGTTCAATCGCATCGTGAAATGCACACAGGGCGTTCGCCGCGACGGTTCGGCCGTGCTCGATCTCTGCCGCGTGGCCGAGGGCGCGGTTGAAGGATTCTGGGAATATTCGCTCGCACCGTGGGATGTCTGCGCGGGGGGCATCATCGTCCAAAAGGCCGGCGGTACGGTGAGCGGGCTTGACGGAAAGCCGTACGATATTCATTCACGGAAGTGCATTGTCGCGAGCAACGGACGCGTGCACGGGAAATTCATCCGTGCGTTGAAAGGACGCTCGGCATGGCATCCGTCATCGGTGCCGTCCGGAAAGCGGCCGTCGGTCAATATCATCCCCTGCGCCGGTACGCGAACATGA
- a CDS encoding acyltransferase domain-containing protein: MASVIGAVRKAAVGQYHPLRRYANMMRRPGFSSGRNDMTFDEIKTTFGLTDGLRDGFDASMTALHEADAFLDKGSVAANTARLTMSDEIAKLIIDSLVLFDDVRAKALFWHCRRRIASGERGDHNRWGVPSGGPNASMLYAFVVLSFVPDTFALHARRGIPEEITRDTLADIERWIHTEKERHGAFGFREVGWLCNHITGKLFALGRLQFLMEHFSFDDIILHRRDGSVTVLAPAGMKYRADGLYDGTNGIIDANARTTVFRESEKAFEGNVILPTGRITDTVAVLPKNEYRRVVSKGDNALSFHIPASGPMDHGACGASFARANEFFPKYFPEYGSKAFFSTSWLYDGELEKVLPPAANIVKFLREFYLLPLEKANDDQMFERVFLKRYEHIEEAPQTTSVQKAIVAHMKGGGYFRSAKAILLPEDDRWDTPYRK; this comes from the coding sequence ATGGCATCCGTCATCGGTGCCGTCCGGAAAGCGGCCGTCGGTCAATATCATCCCCTGCGCCGGTACGCGAACATGATGAGACGACCGGGCTTTTCCTCTGGAAGGAATGATATGACATTCGACGAGATCAAAACCACATTCGGTCTTACCGACGGTCTTCGCGACGGCTTCGATGCATCGATGACAGCACTTCATGAAGCCGATGCTTTCCTCGATAAAGGATCCGTTGCGGCGAACACCGCACGCCTCACCATGAGCGACGAGATCGCGAAGCTTATCATCGACAGCCTCGTGCTTTTTGATGATGTCCGTGCGAAGGCGCTTTTCTGGCATTGTCGGCGGCGCATTGCATCCGGTGAACGGGGCGATCACAACCGATGGGGCGTGCCCTCCGGCGGGCCGAATGCATCGATGCTCTACGCATTCGTCGTGCTTTCCTTTGTGCCCGATACGTTCGCATTGCATGCGCGCCGCGGCATACCCGAGGAGATCACACGCGATACGCTCGCCGATATCGAGCGCTGGATACACACGGAAAAAGAGCGGCACGGTGCCTTCGGCTTCCGCGAGGTCGGCTGGCTGTGCAATCATATAACGGGAAAGCTGTTCGCACTCGGTCGCCTGCAGTTCCTGATGGAACATTTCTCCTTCGACGATATCATCCTTCACCGTAGGGACGGCTCGGTGACCGTGCTCGCACCTGCGGGAATGAAGTACCGCGCCGACGGCCTCTACGACGGCACGAACGGCATCATCGATGCGAATGCGAGGACAACGGTCTTTCGCGAGAGCGAGAAAGCGTTTGAAGGCAACGTCATTCTGCCGACAGGGCGTATCACCGACACCGTCGCAGTTCTTCCGAAGAACGAATATCGCCGCGTCGTATCCAAAGGGGATAATGCGCTGAGCTTCCACATCCCCGCAAGCGGGCCGATGGACCATGGGGCCTGCGGCGCATCGTTCGCGCGTGCAAATGAATTCTTTCCAAAGTATTTTCCGGAGTACGGATCAAAAGCGTTCTTCTCGACGTCGTGGCTCTATGACGGCGAGCTTGAAAAAGTGCTTCCGCCCGCGGCCAACATCGTGAAATTCCTCCGCGAGTTCTATCTTCTTCCGCTCGAAAAGGCGAATGACGATCAGATGTTCGAGCGCGTCTTCCTCAAGCGCTATGAGCATATCGAGGAAGCCCCGCAGACGACGTCCGTGCAGAAAGCCATCGTCGCGCACATGAAGGGCGGCGGGTACTTCCGGAGCGCGAAGGCGATACTGCTTCCGGAAGATGACAGATGGGATACGCCCTATAGGAAATAA